In Mytilus edulis chromosome 3, xbMytEdul2.2, whole genome shotgun sequence, the genomic window ctagtttAGAACCCTATtactctttattctttattttttgcccTATTTTCCTctattcttcaattttttacgACGTTTATTCTGTAGATTTTaatgcccattattctctattctgtaaacctcatCAAGACTCTCTTATACGTCTTTGATTAAATCcaaacagcagtatacaaaaATAATGATAAGTTGTTTTTATAATGTATGCAAAGTAATTTTAAGTTTGCCAAATATTGATACGGAGCTCCAAATAAACAAAACTCGGCGTAGCTTATCAGAAGAATTACTTGCAATAAAAACTTTACAGAGACACCAATAGACATGTATGGCAACCCGCTAAAATGATCAAACTATTATATCTATGATTTATACGTGTAATTATTTATATTAGATcgttaaaacatatataaaataactTGTGATAGTAAAAAATGCtatgtttttatcaattataacctATTTAATTCATTTGCAAAAGGCACCATATTTGCTTGAACTAACCGCAGTctcagataaaagaaaaaaaaatcgtacATATCAGTATACTTTTGACCATACGCGTACGACATGTGTATCTATTAACTTGACCTACTTTTTAATATTATGCAGTTCGACCGTCTGCGTATACAGTACAAATACTCacatggtctggaacatatattaCAACATATTCATTAAGCTAGGTTTATACTGCCTATAATAtcaactcgatctctacacgatcttttcccgatcaattcgaccgctatTCGACGAATTTttgatctcttctcgagtgattGGCTTCACAATCCTTACTGGAATGTTTCtaacatgtcaaaaactctcggatAGAAATTCAGATCGATGACGACCAAGGTAAACCATCCAAAGTGAAACATGGTTGTCAATTGAGTCAGGCCAGTCTCTCGATCGCTTTATTTGTCTTAATCGtgattggtcgagttggtctgatcggcagtgtgaacctagttttaatagatataggaagatgtggtgtgagtgccaatgagacaactctccatacaaataacaatttaaaaagtaaaccattatagattaaagtacggccttcaacacggagccttagctcacaccgaacaacaagctataaagggccccaaaattactagtgtaaaatcattcaaacgggaaaaccaacagtctaatctatataaacaaaacgagaaacgagaaacacgtatatattacataaacaaacgacaacaactgtacatcagattcctgacttaggacaggtgcaaacatttgcagcgggattaaacgttttaatggatccaaaccttctccctttttctgaaacaatagcataacatcacaacaaagaaaaacatactagcatgtatatatatataattacataattaATACATTGCAGAAGCAGAAAGTTACGAATGTAAGTTAAAGAGACATAAGGCCCATCGAAACCCAAGAGATAATTATCTTGATTATCAATCGGAAAAATTGAATCGGGAAAATGGCATAGAGAAAGAAAAACAACCGAGTGACGAAGAGTGTGAAAAAGAAAGGAAATTAGACAGACAAACAAGCTACCAGACTCCTAAACGGCTATCAATTTCAGAAACGTTCTATGGCTTGTTTATAATTCTTGTATTGGCTGGCCCTGTAGTTTTTCTAATCTTGTTCGTCGCCAACAAGTATGGCAGTGTAGGAGCACGACCAAATACGCAGCCAGAACAAACGTGGGAATCAGCTCATAGGATGCAAAGGAGTAACACTGATTTTATGGAACATATGGCCATGTCAAAAAGGCAACAAGAGAAAAGAGACAGAATTTATAAATTCACACAGAACGGATTAAGTCACAGAGCATAATTTAGACACTGCATTGTTGAAGTATTGCGTTTGCATTATTTGACGTAAACCATGTGCTAACTACACCTTATAGATACTTAGTCCAATCCGAAAAAATCACCCAGTCACTCAGACAACTTACTCTTTGGGccaagtgacgcaagaacaaagATCATAAGTAAAACTCTGGGTCGGAAATCGTGTACAAAGTGAATATTTTGTGAAATATGTATagttctatttttaaataaaatggtcCAATTTAAAGTTAGAAAATGCTTTGTTTGAAGTGATTACAATATGGTTTAAACATAAATCTTTGGCATTTTTTGTGCACAGTACattaattcaagatttttcaagaGGGTCCCAGATACATGTACCTTGAACTGATTGAAAGAGTTGTGTAATTGCGTGAAACCTCATGTATATTGGTTACTCAAAAAATTACAGCGCCCCCTTACGGCCATTGTCCTCCAGATGTTAATTTAGCGATCGAAGAGAGTGAAATTTGACGACTGGATTATTTCGGTAAATCTTTTCTTTTCGATCTAAAGCAAACTTCGTAAAAGGTATCATACGCCAGTATAGTTAATTTATTAGAGATACACAAGTGAACTGAGTTTTCTGAAACACTAACTGTATTCACACTGAGACTACTATACcacatagtagtctcagattcACATAAGTACTTAAAgatgatattttgaaaatgaactttATGTGTATGGCTCTGATCTGACTGTAGTTTAAGATCTAAAAACTGAAAcagttaaattcatatttatgatTTATGCCGCTGTTGTTAGATTAAATTCCAACTCCTTCGGGCAAAGTTGATCTAAGAACAGGGGCTTTCTATACTAGAAAGCACTTGCTTGTAATTATTTTCCGATCCTCAGTTTTACGTCCCTTTCAAAAGCTTCAcgaattgttgattttttttgttttttttgggggggggggggggggggctcgcCTGCGGATGACAATACGAATAAACCGCTTCGAACGTACTACATTTATAATATGATGTTTTCATTTGGAAATAAGAATGTTTGTCCTTACAAGATGGATTTTCACATGTTTTGCAATTTTGACTGTATCtttataattatgataaatagaGGAAAACCGCAAATGTCAAAATTATTAGCAGTACAGGGTCTACCAATAAATTACATTTAGTTAATATTTGACAATTCTTTGTTAccgaattatttttatttctagacAAGTCTTTGTAATTCATCATAGTTCACTGTTATGGAAAGACGACTCTTTGTGACTACTGTGCAATatatatgcaaagaaaaaagtcaaaattgaaaTGCATCGCTCTTTCAGATTTTGTAAACGGAAGCTGTATCATACAATGCATCACTACTATCATCGCAGATTTTACTCGACACTATCATGATTCCTGTTTCTCTGTTGATGTTTATTCCCCAAGGACTTTTGATTCCATCAGACTCGGACAATATTGTTTTACAGGTTTGACCATCTGGTGATACAACAACAATACTGTTATTTCTTTTAGAGGCGATATAAACAAAGCCATTCTTGTCTAATGTAAGTCCTTGTATATTGCTAACGTAGTCATGTGGCATATTAAATGTCCAAAGATGATCTCCATTGATTTCGTAACACTCTACAGTGTTTTCAAAGGTGATATAGACATTTCCTTTGTATAATGAAACACAATTTCCGACCACCTCTAAATTTGATTGAGACATATCATCCAGATTCACTATGGAAGATTCCCTCACACTGCATATAATCAATTTTTGACCATCACTAGTTACTCCCTTACAATAATGAGAAAGTGCaatagtttgaataatttcattcTTTTCTATATCCACCAGTACCGTCTTGTATGCTGCACCTAATGTGACAGCCActgtattatttttaacaaagCAAACATCACCTGGATAATTTGTGAATGTGACTACTTCTCTGATAAAGATGGCGTCATTACCGAACAGCAGCAGGCGTTTGTAATCGAAATCAGATACTATGA contains:
- the LOC139515936 gene encoding uncharacterized protein is translated as MAKMLLILIVIIAVFSSVEAESYECKLKRHKAHRNPRDNYLDYQSEKLNRENGIEKEKQPSDEECEKERKLDRQTSYQTPKRLSISETFYGLFIILVLAGPVVFLILFVANKYGSVGARPNTQPEQTWESAHRMQRSNTDFMEHMAMSKRQQEKRDRIYKFTQNGLSHRA